The following nucleotide sequence is from Aedes aegypti strain LVP_AGWG chromosome 3, AaegL5.0 Primary Assembly, whole genome shotgun sequence.
TGAAATCTAGAAGTTCGGTTCGAAATTGTACCAAACGGAAGGCTGTGACGACGGATGACGGGGTTTGTATTCACTTCGAAGCACGTGCACAATGTAGGGGGACATGAAGTAAAATGCACCAGTTAAAGAAGATGTGCCGAAACGAAGACCAAACAACTTGTCACGtataaattgtaattgtaataaaCCCAATTGGGATGATAGTattgtctaacacagaatacctagatttaaaaaattaatgtaatgttcgATTTTCCTAATAAAGGaattattgtgtatttctttcactactggactgcgaagtgcggcctcataagtgcgaaagtgtaaataaaagtgcgggattgcattgaatccgGTTAGTGCCTTCAGAtcacttattctttgatttacgaagaataagtcccccgaagacacctacccgatttgatgcaattgcgcacttttactTCACCATGATGTTCAATCGTATTTTATTccgaaaaatgacccttagtagATCCATAACTGTGAAGTGACTGTACTGCTTAAAAACTATGACTGAACCTCATTATTTTATCGCACAGGTTCCCCTAAAACGGCAGCGAGAGGTTGATCAGGAAGGATCCGTCCAATATGTGCACCGCCTGCTCCGGGACGTCCAGAACGATGCTGGCCATCCAATTTCGTCGGCAATGTCAACCTACGGCCACAGCAGCATCCTCCAGCTGCCCTTTCAACCGGGCATTCTCACGCAGGACACTATCCACCGGCATTACGAATCCCTGCCATGGAATACCACGTATCCTGTTCCGGTGGTAGTGCATTGCTCAACTACTGGAAATTCCGATAGGAAGAAAGCTGTCGAACCCATGCTGAGCTTGGTGAAGGCCAAAAAGAAGCACCTGACCACTTTAGCCTACATGAAGCTGCTATACGCGAGGAAAAAAACGATTTACCGGAAAGCGTGCAAAGCTTTTGCAGGGAGGCTGTATCCCAACATGGTGTACAAGGTGGCGGAAGAGATGGAACGCGATCCGGACAGGTGGTTCCGGGAAACTTACGGGTATGATTATTATTTTACTGGGGGAAGTCTGGCGGTTGTGGATAGGGAACAAGCAAGATGCATTATTAACTTAGTTGGACAGGAGATGAACGTGATTGAAGTAGTTCGGTTTGAGTTAGATGGAAATTGCGCCAAAATTGACTCCAGCAATCTGAAACGAATCGAACTGGATGAAGAAGATGGACCAGTTTTTGAGATTTGCTGCTTGGACGTGGACAACGAAAGTTGTGATACAGCTTTCAATGGTCTTAGAATTGCCCTCAGGAGGAAACGAAAGATTGAATTGCTCTGTGGTGATGGCGAAATCGATTGCTCAAATATGGAAACGCTTTCATCGGACATTCCCTTCATTAGTTGCTGCTTTCTCCGGGGGAGCAGCAGTAATTCGCTGATCTGCACTTCAGATTTGGGTAAATGTCTCAAAATTTGGGACTATGACAAAAGAGAGATTGTTCATGAACTCCAGCTTAACAAAAGAGGCGAAACAGACGATTGCTGGACCTGTGTGCGGTCTTTCGGAAAGAATCACATAATTTGTTTGGACAGGTCGTCGGTTAAACTATTCAAAACGAAAGCCAACCTTACGTTAGTTCATGGAACTACCCTTTCTACGTGGTTGTGGGCATGCGAAAAGGCTTCCTGTCTAGAAATTGATGCCGAAAACAAACTCCTATTTGTTGGAACCACTCATAAATTGCTCGTTCTCAAGCAAGTCGAACAGGAAGCAAAACCACCCGAGTTCCAGCAGATTATGACCTTCACccacaatttgaaatattttccgaCGATGATCCGTTTTGCCTCGAACTCGAACCAGAACTTTTTCGTGTGGATCTCCTCTCATCTTCCAGGCGATACGACAAtctgtaacttttcaaaagtccCCCCAAAACGCTATGCCACTGTTAATCTACCGAGGAAACCTTGGACCATTCAGGAGGCCTTCCATCTGGCGCGCCGCAAAGGGAAATGCATTTTCCCAGCTGCCAATCTCAAACAACGTGTTCAACTATTTCACTCCGGTTTAGCAATTCTAGTCGACCGCGAACGCTTCCATCTATTTCTGCAAAACTCATGCGGAGACGTATTCTACCAGCAAGTCATCCCCGCTTCCGACTCCACAAACTCCGAAGAAATCCCAGCGATTTATCATTCGCTTATGCTTAAACTCAACCACAAAAGCTCCTTCGTCCCCAAagcgacagattttaaaaacCTTCGAGGATTCAAGAAGATCCTGACCTGCACGAAACTCAACCCGCCAATCGGTCCGGAACCACTGGACACTCCATTCCACAGACGGCCCCGTTGGAAGCAGACGGTGGAAGAGCTCCATCAGTACAAGGATATCCTCGCGCAGGATATGCTCCAGATCTGGGGTTTCCGGCCGGATGTTACTCGGGAAGCGGAGCGCCGACGTCTTTCGACCGAAGAACCGATGGACGTTACGGATCGTATTTCCCACTGGTTGGACACCACGGCCGCAGATGAAGTTACATTCGTCAGGAATCAGAATCTCACCGCGCTTCCGGTGGAGAGTGAGGTCATTCCGATCGAAAGTGATAACGAGGAGGTTCTGCACAGCGTGGTGGAAGTAGGGGAAGACATTAAACCGTTACCGGATGAGGAGGCACCGGAGCTGGACGTGGTGTTTGTGAGGACGGCGATTATGTCCGAAGCGTTGGCAAGCTCAGTTCGGAAGTCTGCTGTGAAGCCAGCtaggaaaaaatatgtaaaagggTTTTAGGAAAAACGCAGGGCAATTGCATTTTCGTTATAATGTTGTATTGAAGTGTGATTTACAGCCATAAATCAGCTCGTCTGTTTGATATTGAATTTGCTGAAGGAATAAATAAATTGtttcaaactttttcaaataatgACGTTTGTAGAAGCAGTGTTTTGAGAAAGCCAAAACTAACGAATTCGTTTACGCGCATCATCGAAGCTATTTTATATCACAACCTTGTATAAAACGAagttccctggaggaatctctagaaaaaatccGTGAAGAAATCCTTATTTCCTACAGATCCCTGGATGATCCcatctagaaaaaaatatggagaaatctctgaaaaacttagagtaatctctagaagaatatcTGGGAGAATCCTTTGAAGAATCCTTGCCAAATCCCTGGAAGATGCTTTggaaaatcctttgaaaaacattttgcaGGAGTCTGTGGATgagatctctggagaaatttctgaaaaaaaaaacggtataAATTTAAAGAGGaatcatgtagagatttttcttgagtacactcaaaataatccatacGTAATTAttgcgtgaaaaatcacgtagatccataataatgaacCACAAGGTTGCGTATCATCACAACGAAGCGAAAATCGCTGTGTTGCTCCATCGTCGGAGATGGAGAAGTACTACAAGGTAGCAGTTCTCTTTTCGAACGCAAGAGCTTCTCTCTCGCGAAAGGGAAACCATCATTCTGTTTTTTGTATCTTTCACATTCTCCCGCTGCTCTTTGAGTTACCGCCGTTGGCGAACCGAACATGCGTCACTCAGCGTGCTGCTCGTTATTGCATGATatatagtggttagaacacacgcctctcacgccaacTTATATTGATTTGAACAACCGATACCGTCGAATTACATACATTATATTCGTTACCGCCGTTTTTCTTGTCAAGATCGAAACCGCTCGGTTTACTGTATTCCCTAGATATAAAGGACATTCTCAAAATTGGTGGTAAGTCATTTGGCCTGATGTCGTTAGGCATAAGGCCATATGCCATGAAGCATATTGGAATAAAGGTCATTTTTCGTAATAGTCGTTTGGCGTAAAGAGtctaaaaaacagtttttttatgTGGAATTCATTTCCACGTTTCTCTTGAACTCCACTGACGATTTCAGGCTTATTTTGGTATGAATTGGTACAAAAAAGATACCTTATCTCACAATCCTATTCTCTAAAATTATCTAAGGTATGCTTCGGCTTATTTAGTATGCACGGAGATAggactcaactcaattttgggttgtttcaacgcaattccgtagttgagcccaattacTAAGTTTTGGATAACTTTCCAAGGTCCCAACTAGGTAgcctttaattccattagaaaaatattctcaattttgggcagtgtttcggagagcctaagcaagacagtttgttttcgggacgccgggagtttgtgtttcgtttttgcgcgttttgctgggcagtgcttcggaaagcccaagcaagacagtttgttttcaggacgccaggagtttgtttttgtttttaatttcgtGCGTTTGCGGGACGTCGGGAGTTTGTGTTTCGTtctcgcgcgttttgctgggcagtgcttcggagagcctaagcaagacagtttgttttcgggacgccgggagtttatgtttcgttttcgcgcgttttgctgggcagtgcttcggaaagcccaagtaagacagtttgttttcgggacgccgggagtttgtgtttcattctcgcgcgttttgctgggcaatgcttcggaaagcccaaggaagacagtttgttttcgggacgccaagtaGTTTTAcggttcgcgttgtgtgagtgcgaaaagatatccgtgttcagtcgaggatgaattattaactggtgagctcgtttcatgcttataatgacacattttttcatggcagcattatttttatgtattattcaaacaatctttgtttggttcgtcactcaaagtgtcggcattatgcctgttttacataatttctatatacatatattttctctctttaacattactaaaagcatcttttgaatggttcgacattatagatgctGACGTATTCTTTAAAACTCCTACCAACAACGtttcatctcgagacaaaaatgtacagcgttactcttctgtaattttcaaacaaactatgtatggttcgtcactacaagtgtcggcatcattcctattattattattattattatttttattattattattattattattatgattattattattattaatatacacatatatttttctctcttcaccattactaaaaacatcttttgaatggttcgacataacggatgttgacgtattttttaaatcttctaccaaaaacatctcgagacaaaatgcaaaactagctttaagtttaagtcgtattttccctccttatccatggatcgcatcactgaccaatggtgactcccagatcttttcctccctcactaataaacacccttcccgtggtgattgtggagatgcagaggtattctcggtctctagaagcaacaatcattacaccctaacattcctttcccatcccaactgactgtaaggacttggccggcgccgttattgatc
It contains:
- the LOC5564170 gene encoding uncharacterized protein LOC5564170 yields the protein MKSRSSVRNCTKRKAVTTDDGVPLKRQREVDQEGSVQYVHRLLRDVQNDAGHPISSAMSTYGHSSILQLPFQPGILTQDTIHRHYESLPWNTTYPVPVVVHCSTTGNSDRKKAVEPMLSLVKAKKKHLTTLAYMKLLYARKKTIYRKACKAFAGRLYPNMVYKVAEEMERDPDRWFRETYGYDYYFTGGSLAVVDREQARCIINLVGQEMNVIEVVRFELDGNCAKIDSSNLKRIELDEEDGPVFEICCLDVDNESCDTAFNGLRIALRRKRKIELLCGDGEIDCSNMETLSSDIPFISCCFLRGSSSNSLICTSDLGKCLKIWDYDKREIVHELQLNKRGETDDCWTCVRSFGKNHIICLDRSSVKLFKTKANLTLVHGTTLSTWLWACEKASCLEIDAENKLLFVGTTHKLLVLKQVEQEAKPPEFQQIMTFTHNLKYFPTMIRFASNSNQNFFVWISSHLPGDTTICNFSKVPPKRYATVNLPRKPWTIQEAFHLARRKGKCIFPAANLKQRVQLFHSGLAILVDRERFHLFLQNSCGDVFYQQVIPASDSTNSEEIPAIYHSLMLKLNHKSSFVPKATDFKNLRGFKKILTCTKLNPPIGPEPLDTPFHRRPRWKQTVEELHQYKDILAQDMLQIWGFRPDVTREAERRRLSTEEPMDVTDRISHWLDTTAADEVTFVRNQNLTALPVESEVIPIESDNEEVLHSVVEVGEDIKPLPDEEAPELDVVFVRTAIMSEALASSVRKSAVKPARKKYVKGF